From Mytilus edulis chromosome 8, xbMytEdul2.2, whole genome shotgun sequence, one genomic window encodes:
- the LOC139484153 gene encoding uncharacterized protein KIAA1958-like, whose protein sequence is MMKDLDVIDMLCDIDTDISLTQLCANISTDQFLGDDDENNSLSQIAAQAEKEFFKTEDTLDINFNVPIPDLHNISYGDFHINAIADLNNFVNAEVSTDDENSRFGNLTTEDDMNELISENIPKNTKKNTSWAKNVFNAWRNYRTSRGEGIPEIEEFSVVGVNKVLSRFIVEVRKKNGDFYPPKSLYLLSVGLLRSIRDAGISMNFMDERDDTFLRFRRVLDSQMKSYHGMTTKQADPISQEQELMLWEKEIVGYDSSAALLIGVFFYNCKLFGMRGRIEHHSLDTSQINIGTDDKGKNIQFTETNSKTFKGGLKQKNVENKNIKHYANASSDKDLYKLYELYIGHSKSPEGNSKFYKRPLRDSLRFSKQNLGINKLENLMKTICNKAGLSGNFTNHTGKCTCATTMFQSGIVGQTVMSRTGHCSVQGVRKYKRPSDDQLRDISNVLEPNCKSSKIKTENNSSDGKENEKCHIVELQSQSKSCVPFGGFNICYVTFNIGK, encoded by the exons ATGATGAAAGATCTGGACGTAATTGATATGTTGTGTGACATTGACACAGATATAAGCCTGACACAATTATGCGCAAATATAAGTACAGACCAATTTCTAGGCGATGATGATGAAAATAACAGTCTATCACAGATTGCCGCCCAAGCAGAAAAAGAATTTTTCAAAACAGAAGATACTTTGGATATTAATTTTAATGTGCCTATTCCTGACCTTCATAATATTAGTTATGGGGACTTTCATATTAATGCGATAGCCgatttaaacaattttgtcaatgcCGAAGTCTCCACAGACGATGAAAATTCTAGATTCGGCAACCTGACAACAGAGGATGATATGAACGAGTTAATATCCGAGAATATCccgaaaaacacaaaaaagaataCAAGCTGGGCAAAGAACGTGTTCAACGCATGGAGAAATTATAGGACATCCCGAGGGGAAGGAATTCCAGAAATTGAGGAGTTTTCAGTTGTTGGTGTTAATAAAGTGTTGTCCAGATTCATAGTAGAGGTTCGGAAAAAAAATGGAGACTTTTATCCACCAAAATCACTGTATCTCTTATCTGTCGGGCTATTGAGAAGTATCAGAGACGCTGGAATTAGCATGAACTTTATGGACGAGAGAGATGATACATTTTTAAGATTTAGAAGAGTACTTGATTCCCAGATGAAAA GCTATCATGGTATGACCACAAAGCAAGCAGACCCTATTTCGCAAGAACAGGAACTGATGTTATGGGAAAAAGAAATTGTTGGGTACGATTCGTCAGCGGCTCTTTTAATTGGGGTCTTCTTTTATAATTGCAAATTATTTGGAATGCGTGGGAGAATTGAACACCATAGCTTGGATACATCTCAGATTAATATAGGAACTGACGATAAAGGAAAGAATATTCAGTTCACAGAGACAAACAGTAAAACATTTAAAGGTGGGTTAAAGCAGAAAAATGTTGAGAACAAGAACATTAAGCATTACGCAAATGCGAGCAGCGACAAGGATTTGTATAAGCTTTACGAGCTCTACATTGGACATTCTAAAAGTCCGGAGGGAAATTCAAAGTTCTATAAACGTCCACTGCGTGATTCATTGAGATTCTCCAAACAAAACCTTGGCATCAACAAACTTGAAAACCTTATGAAAACCATTTGCAACAAAGCTGGACTCTCTGGCAACTTTACTAATCATACCGGGAAGTGTACCTGTGCAACTACTATGTTCCAGTCAGGAATAGTTGGTCAAACTGTAATGTCGCGAACTGGCCACTGCAGTGTCCAGGGTGTTCGAAAATACAAAAGGCCTTCTGATGATCAGCTACGAGACATATCAAACGTTTTGGAGCCAAACTGTAAATcatctaaaattaaaactgaGAACAATTCTTCTGACGGAAAGGAAAACGAAAAGTGCCATATTGTGGAACTTCAAAGTCAGAGTAAGAGTTGCGTACCATTCGGAGGATTTAACATCTGTTATGTTACCTTTAACATTGGGAAGTAA